A window of Juglans regia cultivar Chandler chromosome 7, Walnut 2.0, whole genome shotgun sequence contains these coding sequences:
- the LOC109004100 gene encoding late embryogenesis abundant protein 2-like translates to MSSEKQNLKAGESHGQCQEKAEEWMQSTKDTANAAMDKTADATQSAKNAAPENKEQAAGFLQQTGEQVKGMAQGAVDTVKSTLGVGDKK, encoded by the exons ATGTCCAGTGAAAAGCAAAATCTCAAGGCAGGGGAATCCCACGGCCAGTGCCAG GAGAAGGCTGAAGAGTGGATGCAATCCACAAAGGATACAGCCAATGCAGCCATGGACAAGACTGCTGATGCAACTCAATCAGCTAAGAACGCTGCCCCAGAAAACAAGGAGCAAGCTGCCGGCTTCCTCCAGCAG ACAGGAGAGCAGGTAAAAGGCATGGCTCAGGGCGCTGTGGACACTGTGAAGAGCACACTTGGAGTGGGTGACAAGAAATGA